In Paenibacillus sp. G2S3, a single window of DNA contains:
- a CDS encoding iron ABC transporter permease, whose protein sequence is MDRGKIQFSRYILTLLAFILLTLVAGYFHLTNGAFDMSVMDVIKTLLRIDPNPKFDLVIFQFRLPRIIIASLVGIGLGMAGTVIQGITRNGLADPGILGINAGAGDAIVAFMFFFQMSGVTFFKESWFSILAMPLFGFVGGLAAVVVIFIFSWRNGALDMQRLILTGIAISSGFGALSLYLSLKMNASDYEMAAVWSVGSIYSANWTYIIMITPWVLILGFVMYRKSYLLNYFQLEDSSTKSLGISVEKEKLIFLLCSVGIVSVCVSVSGSIGFIGLMAPHIARRLVGINHRYIMLSSAVVGMFLLVISDYFAKTLFQPAELPVGIVVSIIGIPYFLYLLAKSRV, encoded by the coding sequence GTGGATAGAGGCAAAATACAGTTTAGTCGCTATATATTGACGCTATTAGCTTTTATCCTGCTAACACTTGTGGCGGGGTATTTTCATCTTACGAATGGCGCTTTTGATATGTCTGTCATGGATGTGATAAAAACGCTGCTGCGAATAGATCCCAATCCTAAATTTGACCTGGTTATTTTTCAATTTCGACTACCACGGATCATTATTGCGTCATTAGTAGGCATAGGTCTGGGGATGGCTGGAACGGTCATTCAAGGCATTACCCGAAACGGGCTGGCTGATCCAGGTATCCTTGGGATTAATGCCGGTGCCGGAGATGCCATCGTTGCATTTATGTTTTTCTTTCAGATGTCAGGGGTTACTTTTTTTAAAGAAAGCTGGTTTTCGATACTAGCCATGCCACTCTTTGGTTTTGTGGGGGGGCTTGCCGCAGTTGTGGTGATCTTTATTTTCTCTTGGCGGAATGGTGCACTTGATATGCAACGTTTGATATTGACAGGGATCGCGATAAGCAGTGGTTTTGGGGCGTTGTCGTTGTATCTTTCTCTAAAAATGAATGCAAGTGATTATGAAATGGCTGCGGTATGGAGTGTCGGAAGTATTTACAGCGCGAATTGGACTTATATCATAATGATCACGCCTTGGGTGCTGATTTTAGGATTTGTGATGTATCGAAAAAGCTATTTGCTTAATTATTTTCAATTGGAGGATTCCAGTACAAAAAGCTTGGGGATCTCCGTAGAAAAAGAAAAACTGATCTTTCTGTTATGCAGTGTGGGGATTGTAAGTGTCTGTGTATCTGTATCTGGTTCTATAGGTTTTATAGGATTGATGGCTCCTCACATCGCCAGAAGATTAGTAGGGATTAATCACCGCTATATTATGTTATCCAGTGCAGTGGTTGGGATGTTTTTGCTTGTGATCTCAGATTATTTTGCCAAAACATTATTTCAGCCAGCAGAGTTACCCGTGGGTATAGTCGTTTCGATTATTGGGATTCCTTATTTCTTATATTTATTAGCCAAGTCAAGAGTGTAG